The Lutibacter profundi region GATGAAAACTCAAAACCTGTACAGGCTACAGAAACGTTGAATTACATCAAAGTAAAAGCCAATGCTAAAGTTAGTTATAAAAAATTTACATTAGACAATACCGTAATGTACCAAAAAGTTTCAAAAGGCGAATCGTTTTTTAGAGTTCCTGAATTGGTTACAAGAAACACACTATATTATGCCAGCTATGTATTTAAAGGGAAACCTATGTACTTACAAACAGGAGTGACTTTTAAATATTTTACTTCATATAACATAAATGCTTATAACCCTTTACTAAGTGAATTTGTATTGCAAAACGAAACCGAAATTGGAGATTTTCCAATATTAGATTTTTTTGTAAATGCACAAATTCGCAGAACTCGTATCTATTTTAAAGTTGAAAACTTTGGAGCAGGTTTTACCGGCAGAAATTATTATTCAGCACCTAATTATCCTTACAGAGATTTAACGGTTCGGTTTGGTTTAGTTTGGAATTGGTTTATATAAAAAACTTTTATTCATAAAAATAATCCTCCAAATATTTATAAACAAGTGCTATTAAACCCGTTGTGTTTTTTAATTTATTTGACACAAATGAATATCAGTCCGAGTTATTTTTGATAGAAAATTGTAAATTTATAAACGAAATAGCTACAACAAGCTATTGAGCTATTATTTAGCAACTAACTTCTTTATTTTTATTTTAAAAGCTGCAAAAAACAACGTCATAATTGGACTTAGCCAGTTAAAAATAGCATACACAAAATAATCTGCAACACCTACGCCTAAAACACTAGATTGGTAAGCACCTCCTGTATTCCAAGGAACCAATGTTGAAGTTACTGTCCCTGAATCTTCCAATGTTCTACTCAAATTTTCTGGAGCTAGCCCCTTATCTTTGAAGGCTTTTGCATACATTTTACCTGGAACAACTATTGCTAAATACTGGTCTGATGCTGTTGCATTTAACGTAATACAACTAAAAACTGTACTGGCAAATAATCCAAAAATAGAATCAAACATATTTAGAATTGAACTACTTATTTTGGCTAAAGCACCTATGGCATCCATAACCCCACCAAAAGTCATTGCACAAATTATTAGCCAAATTGTTCCCAACATTCCTCCCATTCCTTTAGCTTCAAACAATCCATTAAGCCTCTCATCTTCCGTTTGTATTGAAGTTTCAACCGTCAAAGCATTCATTACCGAAAAGTAAGCCGATTGTAAAAAATTTGTTGGTAATGCATTTAAATTTATAGTACCTATTTCTTTTCCATCTTTAAAAATAGTTGTTGTTTCTGAAAATTTGTCAGTTACAGAAGTTTTTGATGATAGAAGATTAAAAACAATAGGTTTTGACATTGTAACTCCTTCTTCTTTAGAAATTAATGTATACACCCCTGGTGACTGATAATTATTATTTGACACATTATCCCAAGATACATAATCTTTAAATTCACTAGAAACCTTTGTTACGTCATATCTCAATCCTTGATCCCATATAATAGCACTTTGAAAAATAGTTGCAAAAATACCACCTAAAAGTGCCCCAATAATTAAAGCTATTAATGGTGATGTTTTTCTAATTATTAATAAAATTACAATAGCAGGAACAATAAAAAGCCAAGGTGTTACATTAAACGAAGCTTTGATACCAGCTAGCATTTTTTCAGTATTAACACTTCCTGTAGCATCAATATTAAACCCTATAATTACAAATACAATTAACGTAATTATAATTGTTGGAACCGTAGTGTAGGTCATATATTTTATATGCTCAAAAAGTTCTCCTCCTGCTACAGCTGGAGCCAAGTTTGTTGTATCAGATAATGGAGACATTTTATCTCCAAAGTAAGCCCCAGACAATACGGCTCCGGCAGTCATTCCTGCAGGAACACCTAATGCATTTCCAATTCCCATAAGTGCAATACCAACAGTTGCCGATGTTGTCCAAGAACTACCCGTTGCAATTGATACTATACAGCAAATTACAAGTGATGCTGCTAAAAACACTGTTGGATTTAAAATTTGTAAACCATAGTAAATCATTGAAGGTATAATGCCGCTTATTAACCAAGTACCAGCCAAAGCCCCTACCATTAATAAAATGATAATAGCACTGGATGTAGATTTCACATTTTCACCTACTTCTTCAAGCATTAATTTATAGGGGACTTTATTTAAAAACCCTACAATTGCAGCTACTGCTGCCCCCATTAATAAGATAAACTGATTACTACCACTTAGTGCATCATCTCCGTAAGCATATACATTAAAAGCTAACATTCCTATAAGAGCAACAATTGGAATTAGTGCCTCCCATATACTTAATTCTTTATTTTCTATTATTTTTAGGTCTCCAACTTTTATTTCTGATAAGTTTTTATCTTCTTGCATTCTTACATTTTTAGGAATGTAATAATACACAAATTTGAACCTTTTTGCAACTAAAAAATCCCATTCAAAATTAGAATGGGATTTTTTTATAATATAAAGAGTTGTTAATTATAGTACTCCTATTTCTGTCATACATTTATGCATTGCTCTATATGTACGTTCAATATCATTATCTAACCCAATTGAAAAACGAATAATTCCATCAGAAAGCCCCATTTCAACTTGTTCTTCTTCAGGAATTTCAGAAGAAGTGCTTGTTCCTGGCGCGCTAAATAATGTTTTATAAAACCCTAAACTAACGGCTAAATAACCTAAGTTATTATGTTGCATTAACTCCATTAATTCATTGGCTTTTTTCAAGGTTCCAACATCAATTGTCATAATTCCTCCAAAGCCATATTCTTCATTGTACATTGTTTTAAAAAGCTCGTGATCACTGTGACTTTTTAAACCTGGATACAC contains the following coding sequences:
- a CDS encoding putative porin — translated: MNSPYTGELKVKTTYFTYNYHYNSILYYDNQTISDKLKGNAIAAGADWKIKFGNIYLNADASSIIAGDITGNSIKANALFKKDSIYSVKGFAELTSKTPDFNTLLYQSDYVDYNWQNNFNNENISLVGVEFKYPKWGTIKASYNLVDNYTYFDENSKPVQATETLNYIKVKANAKVSYKKFTLDNTVMYQKVSKGESFFRVPELVTRNTLYYASYVFKGKPMYLQTGVTFKYFTSYNINAYNPLLSEFVLQNETEIGDFPILDFFVNAQIRRTRIYFKVENFGAGFTGRNYYSAPNYPYRDLTVRFGLVWNWFI
- a CDS encoding Na+/H+ antiporter NhaC family protein, which gives rise to MQEDKNLSEIKVGDLKIIENKELSIWEALIPIVALIGMLAFNVYAYGDDALSGSNQFILLMGAAVAAIVGFLNKVPYKLMLEEVGENVKSTSSAIIILLMVGALAGTWLISGIIPSMIYYGLQILNPTVFLAASLVICCIVSIATGSSWTTSATVGIALMGIGNALGVPAGMTAGAVLSGAYFGDKMSPLSDTTNLAPAVAGGELFEHIKYMTYTTVPTIIITLIVFVIIGFNIDATGSVNTEKMLAGIKASFNVTPWLFIVPAIVILLIIRKTSPLIALIIGALLGGIFATIFQSAIIWDQGLRYDVTKVSSEFKDYVSWDNVSNNNYQSPGVYTLISKEEGVTMSKPIVFNLLSSKTSVTDKFSETTTIFKDGKEIGTINLNALPTNFLQSAYFSVMNALTVETSIQTEDERLNGLFEAKGMGGMLGTIWLIICAMTFGGVMDAIGALAKISSSILNMFDSIFGLFASTVFSCITLNATASDQYLAIVVPGKMYAKAFKDKGLAPENLSRTLEDSGTVTSTLVPWNTGGAYQSSVLGVGVADYFVYAIFNWLSPIMTLFFAAFKIKIKKLVAK